The sequence ACACTAACAAAACCCCTATGATTAAAGCTAAATAAAGTTTTTTAGATTTCATAAATTACGATTACACATATCTTTAAAGGAGCAATATTCACAATTTTTAATCTCTGAAGTTTTTTCAAAATCAATTTTTTCCTTGAGTTCTGGGATAAGAGAGTGCACTAAATAGTCCATTTTAGCCTGTAAAATAAGCTCGTCTTCTTCCACTAACTCGCCCTTTTTCAAATCATAAAAAAAGGCTTTTATAGGTTCTTCATAGCCTAGATTTTTAAGGGCATACACATAGATAGCCATTTGATAATCTGTGCTTTCTTTAGCGATTTCTGTGGGGGTTAAATTTTTTCTTTTGCTCATGTTGTCTAATTTCAAATCGCTTTTGAATTTGTAATCTAGTAGAATAGTCTCATTGTCAGCGGTTTTATCAATGCGATCGATGCGCCCTTTAAAAACAATGCCTTCAATAGGCTCTTCAAAGCTTCTTTCAAGATCAAGAATGGTGATTTTTTCATTAAAGCGTTGTTGCTCTTTTCTATAAAAAGCTTGGATTTTTTCAATCGCTACGAGAGTGTCTAAACGCTCCTTAGGGGTGGTATTTTCTCTTGTTTCTAAGAGCTGAATGAGCCTTTCTTTTAGAAGATTGGGGGATTTATTTTTTTCATAAGCTTCTTTCAATAACTCATGGAGCAAGCTACCCACCGTGCTACTACTTTCATCTTTAGAGCTTTCTTTAAAGCACTTGATGTAGTGGTAGTAAAAACGGCGCTTACAAGCTAAAAAGGTGTTTAATGAGCTAGCGCTAAAGCAAAAACCTTTAGGGATAGTGGCTTTGATGTCTTCTTCTTGATAGTCTTTTAATGGGCTTGTTGCAAAAAGCGTGTAAGCGTCTTTGATAGGCTCTAGATTTAAATCCAATTCCAAAAGCATGTTAGAGACTTTTGAAGTTTCGCTCTCTATGCAAGAAAGCACCATTTCTTTAGAGTTTTTAAAGAGCTGGTAGTAATAATGTTTCTGTAAATTTTTCTTATCCAATAAAGTAGGGAGGTTGAGCGATTTTCTTAAAGCAGAGTTTAAAAACAAATCGCAATCTTTGAGATTAGGCACACAAGATTCATTAAAATCTGCAATGACAATTTTATCAAATTGCATGCCCCTTGTCTCTAAAGTGTCCATGACTCGTATTTTACCCCCACTAGAATCATCCAATCGGAAGTTAGCTTCAAATTCTTGTAAATACAAA comes from Helicobacter acinonychis and encodes:
- the addB gene encoding ATP-dependent deoxyribonuclease AddB; its protein translation is MNLEKLFLENPPLFVFSSTRRLRNFYLEQGEGFLPSAMSMGSFFEQAFYIPNKKKIPKSVREILMIDTIKTIAKEKGSILEGLLLFENSFLGYLESTSFLFDLFDELSSACIKLNELSSKDIYLDYEKHLEILEMIYDRYIKKLEKLGFYDKIMQEKPTILKEFFSHFSSIEWHLDGFISVFERQCLLEVAELVPITLHLSCDKYNQKFSEFLNLKLETDCDYSIDFKTQKILSQTPNNQKIEPKLYVNSSYLKQSALILQTIEEYLQKDNDPNKMAIITPNADFLPFLKLLDKNNNLNFAMGLGAKNCSYYTELVKILEDLENNDLNLSASALLDLENLTLSLLEEQNSKDKASLKEVHSQIMHQYHLLKDTLKNYSFKDLLYLYLQEFEANFRLDDSSGGKIRVMDTLETRGMQFDKIVIADFNESCVPNLKDCDLFLNSALRKSLNLPTLLDKKNLQKHYYYQLFKNSKEMVLSCIESETSKVSNMLLELDLNLEPIKDAYTLFATSPLKDYQEEDIKATIPKGFCFSASSLNTFLACKRRFYYHYIKCFKESSKDESSSTVGSLLHELLKEAYEKNKSPNLLKERLIQLLETRENTTPKERLDTLVAIEKIQAFYRKEQQRFNEKITILDLERSFEEPIEGIVFKGRIDRIDKTADNETILLDYKFKSDLKLDNMSKRKNLTPTEIAKESTDYQMAIYVYALKNLGYEEPIKAFFYDLKKGELVEEDELILQAKMDYLVHSLIPELKEKIDFEKTSEIKNCEYCSFKDMCNRNL